A window of Pectobacterium carotovorum genomic DNA:
CAGCTTAGGGTTATTTATTCGCTCAGGGCTATTTATTCGCTCAGGGCTGTTTATTAGTTCAAAGCGGTTCAATCGATCATAAGAAAAGCATAGACAGAGACAGGGGTACAGGGAATGGCAGTAGAGTGGATAGCAGCCTATCTGGCATTAGGCGCGGTAGTAGGTTTTATGGCGGGGTTATTGGGCATTGGCGGCGGCGGCATTATGGTGCCAGTGCTAACGGCGCTGTTTGCTGCACAGGGCGTGGAGAATACGCATCTGGTTCATCTGGCGTTGGGAACGTCAATGGCGGCCATCGTCGTCACGGCAATTTCCAGTCTGCGTACGCATCATCAGCATCAGGCGGTGCTTTGGCCTGTGGTGGTGCGGATTACGCCTGCCATCCTGATCGGGACATTCGCGGCCACCTGGCTGGCGACGCTGTTACCGACGCGGGCGCTGGCGATCTTTTTTTCCTGCTTTATGGCCTACGTTTCGCTGCAAATGGTGCTGAATATCAAGCCAAAGCCGCAGCGCCAGTTGCCCGGTACAGCAGGCGTTTCGCTGGCGGGATTGGTGATTGGCAGCATTTCGGCGCTGGTGGCTATCGGCGGCGG
This region includes:
- a CDS encoding sulfite exporter TauE/SafE family protein, with the translated sequence MAVEWIAAYLALGAVVGFMAGLLGIGGGGIMVPVLTALFAAQGVENTHLVHLALGTSMAAIVVTAISSLRTHHQHQAVLWPVVVRITPAILIGTFAATWLATLLPTRALAIFFSCFMAYVSLQMVLNIKPKPQRQLPGTAGVSLAGLVIGSISALVAIGGGSLTVPFLTWCNVRIQQAIGTSAAVGLPIALSGALGYMINGWSTTGLPDYSVGYVSLPAVLLISAVSFFTAPVGARLAHRLPVATLKKAFAALLLLLSLKMLQTVFSG